Proteins encoded together in one Bacteroides ovatus window:
- a CDS encoding GntR family transcriptional regulator yields MKLDHNSDKPLHIQAEEILRRLIESEEYKNGKLFPNEVELSEQLHISRNTLRQAINKLVFEGLLVRKKGYGTKVVKKGIVGGVKNWLSFSQEMKMLGIEIRNFELHISLKRPTEEIGTFFDLGSNPDTRCVVMERVRGKKEYPFVYFISYFNPNIPLTGEEDYTRPLYEMLETQYNIVVKTSKEEISARLAGEFIAEKLEIKSNDPILIRRRFVYDVNGVPIEYNVGYYRADSFTYTIEAER; encoded by the coding sequence ATGAAATTAGATCATAATAGTGATAAACCGCTTCATATTCAGGCAGAAGAGATACTAAGAAGACTCATAGAATCTGAAGAATACAAAAACGGGAAGCTATTTCCCAACGAGGTCGAATTGTCTGAACAATTACATATTTCAAGGAACACATTAAGACAAGCTATCAACAAACTCGTGTTTGAGGGGCTTTTGGTGCGAAAGAAAGGTTACGGAACGAAGGTAGTAAAGAAAGGTATCGTAGGCGGAGTAAAGAACTGGCTTAGTTTCTCACAGGAGATGAAGATGTTAGGTATCGAGATTCGCAATTTCGAGCTGCATATCAGTTTAAAGCGTCCAACCGAAGAAATCGGCACATTCTTTGATTTAGGTTCCAATCCCGACACTCGCTGTGTAGTGATGGAGCGTGTCAGAGGAAAAAAAGAATATCCGTTTGTTTACTTCATCTCTTATTTCAACCCCAATATTCCACTAACCGGAGAGGAAGATTATACACGCCCATTATACGAAATGCTGGAAACCCAATATAATATAGTGGTAAAGACCAGCAAGGAGGAGATTTCAGCCAGACTTGCAGGGGAATTTATTGCAGAGAAACTGGAGATAAAATCCAATGACCCTATATTAATAAGGAGAAGATTTGTTTATGATGTGAACGGAGTACCTATTGAATACAACGTCGGATATTATCGGGCAGACAGCTTTACTTATACAATAGAGGCAGAGAGATAG
- a CDS encoding class I mannose-6-phosphate isomerase: MRKANYDKFPSTKLTGMLVQGWDSIISMLKKKMDARKVLAVDLYTGVYEEEVLDAFSKEFSGRVMNVRDLMKPEKEIQTLTERFMTEDVLFGYVTNLKLEDYLDADKVAAARKQISEAKETIVIIGTGAAVVAPQDAMVVYADMARWEIQQRFRRHEVKALGIDNRNDAVSLQYKRGYFNDWRVCDRYKERLFDRVEFWIDTHVAGTPKMIDKDTFFKGVEATVNTPFRVVPFFDPAPWGGQWMKEVCDLDRERENFGWCFDCVPEENSLYFEVNGVRFELPSVDLVLLKSKELLGEPVEARFGKDFPIRFDFLDTIGGGNLSLQVHPTTQFIRDSFGMYYTQDESYYMVDAEEDAVVYLGVKTGVDKEAMIDDLRKAQKGELVFDAEKYVNKIPTKKHDHFLIPGGTIHCSGANSMVLEISSTPNLFTFKLWDWQRLGLDGKPRPINVERGKCVINWNRDTEYVNEHLRNQFKEVASGDGWIEERTGLHPNEFIETRRHRFSSPVLHHTNDSVNVLNLLEGEEAVVESPTHAFEPFVVHYAETFIIPAGVKEYTIAPYGKSAGKECVTIKAYVRF, translated from the coding sequence ATGAGAAAAGCTAATTATGATAAATTTCCTTCTACGAAGCTGACGGGGATGCTTGTTCAGGGTTGGGATAGTATCATTTCTATGTTAAAAAAGAAAATGGATGCAAGAAAAGTGCTGGCTGTGGATTTATATACAGGAGTATATGAAGAAGAAGTGCTGGATGCTTTTTCAAAAGAATTCTCCGGAAGAGTGATGAATGTACGTGATTTGATGAAACCGGAAAAAGAAATTCAAACGTTGACAGAACGCTTCATGACTGAAGATGTGTTATTCGGCTATGTTACCAATTTGAAGCTGGAAGATTATTTGGATGCGGATAAGGTGGCTGCTGCACGGAAGCAAATCAGTGAAGCGAAAGAAACCATTGTAATCATAGGTACGGGTGCTGCTGTTGTTGCTCCACAGGATGCGATGGTAGTTTATGCGGATATGGCACGTTGGGAAATCCAACAACGTTTCCGCCGGCATGAGGTAAAAGCTTTAGGTATAGACAATCGGAACGATGCTGTTTCTTTGCAATACAAGAGAGGGTATTTCAACGATTGGAGAGTATGTGATAGGTATAAGGAAAGATTGTTTGACAGGGTAGAATTCTGGATTGACACCCATGTGGCCGGGACACCGAAGATGATTGATAAGGATACTTTCTTTAAAGGGGTAGAGGCAACGGTGAACACACCGTTCCGGGTAGTTCCTTTCTTCGATCCGGCTCCCTGGGGTGGTCAATGGATGAAAGAAGTTTGCGACTTGGATCGTGAACGCGAAAATTTTGGCTGGTGCTTTGACTGTGTGCCCGAAGAAAACAGCCTCTATTTTGAGGTGAACGGAGTGCGCTTCGAACTTCCTTCGGTCGATTTGGTTTTGCTGAAAAGTAAAGAGTTGCTTGGTGAACCGGTGGAAGCACGCTTTGGAAAAGACTTCCCCATCCGTTTCGACTTTTTGGATACGATAGGTGGAGGTAATTTGAGTTTGCAGGTGCATCCTACCACTCAATTTATCCGTGATAGTTTCGGTATGTACTATACACAGGATGAAAGTTACTACATGGTAGATGCGGAAGAAGATGCCGTAGTTTATCTGGGAGTGAAAACGGGCGTTGATAAAGAAGCGATGATCGACGATTTGCGTAAGGCACAAAAAGGCGAATTGGTGTTCGACGCAGAAAAGTATGTCAACAAGATTCCGACAAAGAAACACGATCACTTCCTGATTCCGGGAGGAACGATTCATTGTTCCGGTGCGAATAGTATGGTACTTGAAATCAGTTCGACTCCGAACCTCTTTACTTTCAAACTATGGGACTGGCAACGTCTGGGACTGGATGGAAAACCACGCCCAATCAATGTGGAACGTGGTAAATGCGTAATCAACTGGAACCGGGATACGGAATATGTAAATGAACATCTTCGCAACCAGTTTAAAGAAGTGGCTTCCGGAGATGGGTGGATTGAGGAACGTACCGGATTGCATCCGAATGAATTTATCGAAACCCGCCGTCACCGTTTCTCGTCACCGGTGCTGCATCACACAAACGACAGTGTAAATGTGCTGAATCTGCTGGAGGGAGAAGAGGCCGTCGTTGAGAGTCCTACTCATGCTTTTGAACCTTTCGTGGTGCATTATGCCGAAACATTTATCATTCCTGCCGGGGTGAAAGAATATACCATTGCCCCGTATGGTAAATCTGCAGGAAAAGAATGTGTAACGATCAAAGCTTACGTACGCTTTTAA
- a CDS encoding DsbA family protein, whose translation MSAIYDLFETPSPNKEEKQPLHARIVSKGTVDKEEFLDRVHKFTGISRSLLAGAMEAFANEARDLLADGWNVEMGNFGFFSTSLQCPPVKDKKEIRAASVQMKNINFRASRPFKKEVGDKMRLQRGESITRPKKNSISRETCRERLNTYLENHLFISRTDYSHLTGRNKKVAIEELNSFITDRIIQKEGVGKLTVYIKV comes from the coding sequence ATGAGTGCAATATATGACCTATTTGAGACTCCTAGTCCAAACAAAGAAGAGAAACAACCGCTACATGCCCGTATTGTCTCCAAAGGAACCGTAGATAAAGAAGAGTTTCTGGATCGTGTCCACAAATTTACCGGTATCAGCAGAAGTTTATTGGCAGGAGCCATGGAAGCCTTTGCCAATGAAGCACGGGATTTACTAGCCGACGGCTGGAATGTAGAAATGGGAAACTTCGGATTCTTCTCTACATCGTTACAATGTCCGCCGGTTAAAGATAAAAAAGAAATTCGGGCAGCGTCTGTCCAAATGAAAAATATTAATTTCCGCGCAAGTCGTCCATTCAAGAAAGAAGTAGGCGACAAAATGAGGCTGCAACGAGGAGAATCTATCACACGCCCTAAGAAAAATAGTATCTCCCGTGAGACGTGTCGCGAGCGCCTCAACACATATTTGGAAAATCACCTATTCATCAGCCGGACAGATTATAGCCATCTGACAGGACGAAATAAAAAAGTAGCTATTGAAGAATTAAATTCCTTTATTACCGACAGAATAATCCAAAAGGAAGGGGTTGGAAAGTTGACTGTATATATAAAGGTATAA
- a CDS encoding DUF3791 domain-containing protein produces the protein MIDVLVWNKYTRVVMQLAERLNISPEKALHLFYNSKVYALLLNKQYPLITLSDAYITDEIILELQQQ, from the coding sequence ATGATAGATGTATTAGTATGGAATAAATACACTCGTGTGGTGATGCAATTAGCGGAGCGTTTGAATATTTCTCCCGAAAAAGCATTGCACTTGTTCTATAATAGTAAGGTATATGCATTGCTTCTTAATAAACAATATCCGCTTATAACGTTGAGTGATGCCTACATCACTGATGAAATCATACTTGAGTTACAACAGCAATAA